The Aestuariibaculum lutulentum genome segment GATTATACTTTATGGACGCCATTTTTAGTGGTGTTCTTTTTCGGATTGATGTTTTTGGGAGGTTCTGCTGGAAGTACCTCAGGAGGTGTGAAAGTAGTCCGTCACTTAATACTAATTAAGAACGGATTTCTAGAATTTAAGCGTGTACTTCACCCGAATGCGATTTTGCCGGTACGCTATAATACAAAAGCTATTTCGGGAGATATCGTATTTAATATTCTGGCCTTTTTTATTTTATACATGTTATCTTTTATTGTTGGCGCTTTAGTATTCTCCATGTTTGGTATCGATTATACGTCTTCCGTAGGGTTGTCAGCATCAAGTCTAGGAAATATTGGTCCGGCATTAGGTAGTTTTGGTCCTGTAAATAATTATGCAGCACTTCCTCCGTTGGCGCAATGGTGGTCTTCCTTTTTAATGCTTATCGGGCGTTTAGAGTTATTTACGGTTCTTATCTTATTTACCCCATTTTTCTGGAGAAACAGGTAGATTAAATGATTATTATCGTTTAAGGCTAAAATGGCCCGTTTTTATGAAAGTTTCATTATTGTGATCTGTTAAGATGGCTTTAAACCAGTAATCATTTGATGTTAGAGGAGTTCCATTAAAGGTACCATCCCATCCAATAAGGTTTTTGTCAATATTCATAGAATATAGGAATTTACCATACCTGTCATAAATATCAATATTAGCAGAGATGTAAAAATCTGAATCTACACCTTCAATTTTCCAAAAATCATTAACTCCATCATTGTTTGGAGTGAAATATTTAGGGAATCCTATGAAGGAAACTTTTTGATAAGCAGGAAATTCACAATTGTTAATGTCTTTTATTTGCACTGTATAAATTCCGGCTTCAACATTTGTAAAGAGATATTCGTTACCGTTTCCAAAATAATGGATGCCATCAATAGAAAATTCATAATTGCTTTGACCTTCTACCGAGATTGAAATTTGGTAATTTTCAGCATTAATAGATTTGATTTCTATCTGGTTAGCTTTATTGATACTAAAGTATTCAGTTTTTGAACAAGTTATAGCGTTTTCTGTTTTATAAACAGTTAAGGAGTAATCTCCGGGGGTGTTTAAATTAATTTTTTGATTGGATGAAATAATATTTCCTTCGTTATTTTTCCATTCCCATATGTCGTTGCTTTTTCCTCCATCTAAATTGAATATAATATCTTCATCAGAAGAACAAATAGTATAATTTTTTTCTAAATTGGTTTCAATAGGCGAGTTTACAATAGCATTAAAGGAACCAATTCCAGCGCAGGAATTATCAGGTGTTTCAATTCTAACCCAAAGTGTAGAAGTCTGTGTTTTATGGGTGTAGCCTAGTGAATTTGTTTTGGTTTGGGCATCTTCTAAAGTCGGATAAAAGATAAGTGTCGATGTTTCAGGAATAGTCAATTGATTTCTGATTTTATCTTCCTTCTCATTTAAGTCGAATAGGCCTATACTATTATTAAAAATACCGTCAGCATCTTCACAACTGTATATTTCTTCAATATAAGGTAAATTGTTAAATGTAGTTTCTAAATAAAAGTTACTTATGGTGTAGCAACCTTCTAATGTTGTTATTTTAACAAACAATTCTTCGGGGTTACTGCGATTTGTATAGTTTTCGATATTTTTAATTCTATTCATGTCATTTTGGGCATCTTCATTAGAATAGTAAAAGCTTAGTTCAAAAGTTTTTCTATAGTTACTTATTTTATCTCTTATGTTATTTAAGTTGAAGATTGCAATGGCATCATTATCAGTATCACATTGGGTTAGTACTTCGTTATTTTCTATTTTAGGATTTTCGTAAACCTGAATATCTTTATAGATTTCAAAAGGCTCATTATTAAAAAATATTGTCGCCTTTACAATATAATTACCATCGTTTGTATAGGTGTAGGCTGGTGAGCGTTCAGAAGAGGTGTTACCATCTCCAAATTCCCAAAGAATAGAGTCTATTGGCATATAGGAGTCTGTGGTAAAAGTGAATGGAATACCAGCACATTGATTTTCTGTTATAATACGGTTTCTAAAAAAAGAAGAAACAAAAAGAGGTAGTCCTTTTAAAGAAGCACCTGTTTCTAAATTAATACTAAAAGCGGAAAAACCAGAATCATCCTCGTTTTTAGGAGTGTTTATTACGTTGATATTTTTAACAATGTCAGGAGGGGTAGTAGGTAAATAATTAGCAACATAAATCTTTCCGTTCTTAGCTAATTGTAGATCTCCATAACTGTACTCAGTGGTGGTTGATACCAGTTTTTTTGAATTAAAAATGCTAGGTTCGTATAGAAGAAATTTATAAAGAAAGCTTCTGTTGTAAGCATTATTTCCTGTAAAATATAGGATTTTCGAATCTTGAGAAAATTCAACCCCATAGGGATTTAAAGGATCCATTAAAAGGTTAGGGTTAATTGTATTGTAATATTTTACTTCTGAGGTGGTAATGTCAAAATTATATAAATAAATGAAGTTGCCATCGAAATCAGCTAAAGCTATAATTTTTCCATCGGGAGAGATTTTCATAGCTCCTGCTGAAGAAACTATTGTTCTTTCTTGTGTTTTTACAGGCGTTTTATTTACGCCGTTTGAAGTTACTGTGAAGATAAAAAAGGTGTCTTTCGGTGCATTGTTTTGAGTAGATTCACTACCAAATGTAATAACTTTTATTGTATTGGTTATAGCATCATGAATTGCTGTTATTCTTTGAGTTATAGTTGTTGTTAATCTGGAATTTTTTGATGTTATTTCTCCCAGAGGGTTTTGAACTGTAAATTTTACAGTAGAGAAGAATAATCCGGAAGTAACCAAAGGTGTGCTCGTAGGATTTTCTCGTGTTGTGAATATATAATAGGTATTTGGATCTGATGGTTTAGGGACAATTATGGTTGATTGAGTGTTGTTGATGTCTCCTGCTAAGTTAATGCCATTACTCATGATCTCATGGTTTTTATTCCATACCGTTTGCCCGTTGGTGTAAAATAGTAATTCACCATTTTTATTTGAAATACTAGAGCATCCGGCAGGGGTAGTCATAGCACCATCATTTAAGACTAAGTGTTTGATATTACCAAAGTTTAATCCTGCGTTATCACCAAAGTACCAATTGTCTGTTTCATTTTGTGAAATCATAAGAGAGCAATAAAACAGAGATATAAAGAAAATGATATTTTTAGAGGGGAACATAATGAGACTTAGAGAGTAGATTTAACTCTCGTAATTTACTTTATATTATTGTATTAGGGTAATTTCGTAAGGGTTTTAACACTATTTTGCTTATGAAAGTTGATTTTTTAATGAATACAGAGAAAGTATTTTAATTTAGTATTTTTATTTAGATTAAATATAAATTATATATTTGTGGATCTAATTTACTATATAATCTATCTAAATGAAAAAATTAACACTAACCAAATTTGCATTAGCCCTCGGTATTATGGGGGTGGTGTCATGTAACGAAGATAACGATGATAAGTTGTCGATTTCTAAAAGTGCAGTAATAGAAAATTACGCTGAAATTGTTTATCAGAATTATTTAGACTCATATAATGATGCTGTAAACTTAGAAACAGTTGTAAATGTATTTGTTTCACAACCTACTGAAGCAAACTTCGAAAATGCAAAATCGGCTTGGAAACAAGCTCGTGAAAGTTATGGAACGACAGAAGCTTTCCGATTTGTAGATGGACCAATCGATGATGAAAACGGACCGGAAGCCTTAAT includes the following:
- a CDS encoding T9SS type B sorting domain-containing protein, whose product is MISQNETDNWYFGDNAGLNFGNIKHLVLNDGAMTTPAGCSSISNKNGELLFYTNGQTVWNKNHEIMSNGINLAGDINNTQSTIIVPKPSDPNTYYIFTTRENPTSTPLVTSGLFFSTVKFTVQNPLGEITSKNSRLTTTITQRITAIHDAITNTIKVITFGSESTQNNAPKDTFFIFTVTSNGVNKTPVKTQERTIVSSAGAMKISPDGKIIALADFDGNFIYLYNFDITTSEVKYYNTINPNLLMDPLNPYGVEFSQDSKILYFTGNNAYNRSFLYKFLLYEPSIFNSKKLVSTTTEYSYGDLQLAKNGKIYVANYLPTTPPDIVKNINVINTPKNEDDSGFSAFSINLETGASLKGLPLFVSSFFRNRIITENQCAGIPFTFTTDSYMPIDSILWEFGDGNTSSERSPAYTYTNDGNYIVKATIFFNNEPFEIYKDIQVYENPKIENNEVLTQCDTDNDAIAIFNLNNIRDKISNYRKTFELSFYYSNEDAQNDMNRIKNIENYTNRSNPEELFVKITTLEGCYTISNFYLETTFNNLPYIEEIYSCEDADGIFNNSIGLFDLNEKEDKIRNQLTIPETSTLIFYPTLEDAQTKTNSLGYTHKTQTSTLWVRIETPDNSCAGIGSFNAIVNSPIETNLEKNYTICSSDEDIIFNLDGGKSNDIWEWKNNEGNIISSNQKINLNTPGDYSLTVYKTENAITCSKTEYFSINKANQIEIKSINAENYQISISVEGQSNYEFSIDGIHYFGNGNEYLFTNVEAGIYTVQIKDINNCEFPAYQKVSFIGFPKYFTPNNDGVNDFWKIEGVDSDFYISANIDIYDRYGKFLYSMNIDKNLIGWDGTFNGTPLTSNDYWFKAILTDHNNETFIKTGHFSLKR